Proteins from a genomic interval of Shewanella seohaensis:
- a CDS encoding flagellin — translation MAITVNTNVTSLSSQKNLNNANSALQTSMARLSSGLRINSAKDDAAGLQISNRLTSQINGLDVAQRNANDGISISQTAEGAMQTSTDILQRMRDLSLQSANGSNSTEDRASMQKEIASLQTELTRIADTTSFGGQKLLDGTYGTQKFQVGSNANETISISLGDVAANKIGNNSISGAGTKFGVEAATVLTQGTTADAAFAVNGKVVAITAGDNAATVAANINKSGSGVKAEASVTTTLSGLSAADTGTFSVVNADGTKDSYDLANYKGDAKSLATDLGKAGYDVSYDDSTSTISLTAKGVAGVEIAGYGGGTTAKLGGQAAGAANASKTSSLTLSSSEKFSVKGTTANELLGGGVVAAGGSSTLNAVSKIDINTAQGAQDALAVIDAAIAGIDGQRADLGAVQNRMSFTINNLSNISTNVSDARSRVQDVDFAKETATMTKQQILSQTSSAMLAQANQLPQVALSLL, via the coding sequence ATGGCAATTACTGTTAATACCAACGTGACCTCGCTGAGTTCACAAAAGAACTTGAACAACGCCAACAGCGCCTTACAAACATCTATGGCACGTTTATCATCTGGCCTGCGTATTAACAGTGCCAAAGACGATGCTGCAGGTTTACAAATCTCTAACCGTTTGACCAGTCAGATCAACGGTCTTGATGTTGCTCAACGTAACGCCAACGACGGTATCTCTATTTCGCAAACCGCAGAAGGTGCGATGCAAACGTCTACCGACATTCTGCAACGTATGCGTGATCTATCATTACAATCAGCTAACGGTTCAAACTCAACTGAAGACCGTGCATCTATGCAGAAAGAAATTGCATCTTTGCAGACCGAATTGACTCGTATCGCTGATACCACCTCTTTCGGTGGTCAAAAATTACTTGATGGTACTTATGGTACGCAAAAATTCCAAGTTGGTTCTAATGCCAATGAAACCATCTCAATTTCTTTAGGTGACGTTGCTGCTAACAAGATTGGTAACAACTCAATTAGCGGTGCTGGCACCAAGTTTGGGGTTGAAGCTGCAACAGTGTTGACACAAGGCACTACAGCTGACGCAGCATTTGCTGTTAATGGTAAAGTTGTTGCGATTACTGCTGGTGATAACGCTGCAACAGTTGCTGCAAATATCAACAAGTCAGGTTCGGGTGTAAAAGCTGAGGCATCAGTCACGACTACTCTGTCAGGCTTAAGTGCGGCTGATACAGGTACCTTCTCTGTTGTTAACGCTGATGGCACTAAAGATAGCTATGATTTAGCTAACTACAAAGGTGATGCGAAAAGTCTTGCTACCGATTTAGGTAAAGCGGGCTATGACGTGAGTTATGATGATAGTACTAGCACTATTTCTCTGACTGCGAAAGGCGTAGCTGGTGTTGAAATTGCGGGTTACGGCGGTGGTACCACTGCGAAATTAGGTGGTCAAGCTGCGGGTGCTGCGAACGCAAGTAAAACTTCATCACTGACATTATCATCATCTGAAAAGTTCAGTGTTAAAGGTACTACTGCGAATGAATTACTCGGTGGTGGCGTTGTGGCTGCTGGTGGTAGCTCTACTTTGAACGCGGTAAGCAAGATTGATATCAATACCGCACAAGGTGCTCAGGATGCGCTGGCAGTGATTGACGCTGCAATTGCAGGTATTGATGGTCAACGTGCGGATTTAGGTGCAGTACAAAACCGTATGAGCTTTACTATCAATAACCTGAGTAATATTTCTACCAACGTATCTGATGCTCGTAGCCGAGTACAAGATGTGGACTTTGCGAAAGAAACTGCCACTATGACCAAACAGCAGATTCTGTCACAAACCTCATCTGCGATGCTGGCACAGGCGAACCAACTTCCTCAAGTGGCCTTGTCACTGCTGTAA
- a CDS encoding flagellin N-terminal helical domain-containing protein gives MAITVNTNVTSLKSQKNLNGANNALQTSMERLSSGLRINSAKDDAAGLQISNRLTSQINGLDVAQRNANDGISIAQTAEGAMQTSTDILQRMRDLSLQSANGSNSTEDRAAMQKELAALQTELTRIADTTSFGGQKLLDGTYGTQKFQVGANANETISVSLMDVAANKIGNNSISGAGTKFGVEAATVLTQGTTADAAFTVNGKVVAITAGDNAATVATNINKSGAGVKAEASVTTTLSGLSAADTGTFSVVNADGTKDSYDLANYKGDAKTLATDLGKAGYDVSYDDTTGTISLTAKGVAGVEIAGYGGGTTAKLGGQAAGAANASKTASLTLSSSEKFSVSGTTANELLGGGVVAAGGSSTLNAVSKIDINTAKGAQDALEVIDAAIAGIDSSRSDLGAVQNRMSFTINNLNNISTNVSDARSRIQDVDFAKETATMTKQQILSQTSSAMLAQANQLPQVALSLLGG, from the coding sequence ATGGCTATTACTGTTAATACCAATGTGACCTCATTGAAGTCACAGAAAAACTTGAACGGCGCCAACAACGCCTTGCAAACCTCCATGGAGCGTCTGTCATCTGGCCTGCGTATTAACAGTGCCAAAGACGATGCCGCTGGTCTGCAAATTTCTAACCGTTTGACCAGTCAAATCAATGGTCTTGATGTCGCACAACGTAATGCTAACGATGGTATCTCGATTGCACAAACCGCTGAAGGCGCGATGCAAACATCTACCGACATTCTGCAACGTATGCGTGATCTATCGTTGCAGTCAGCTAACGGTTCAAACTCAACTGAAGACCGTGCAGCTATGCAAAAAGAACTTGCTGCATTGCAAACAGAGTTGACCCGTATCGCTGATACCACTTCTTTTGGTGGACAAAAATTACTTGATGGTACTTACGGTACGCAAAAATTCCAAGTTGGTGCCAATGCAAATGAGACCATTTCAGTGTCTTTGATGGATGTGGCGGCAAATAAGATTGGTAATAATTCAATTAGCGGTGCAGGTACCAAATTTGGGGTTGAGGCTGCAACAGTATTGACTCAGGGAACGACTGCTGATGCAGCATTTACTGTTAACGGTAAAGTTGTTGCGATTACTGCTGGTGATAATGCTGCAACAGTTGCAACAAATATCAACAAGTCAGGAGCGGGCGTTAAAGCGGAAGCGTCGGTTACGACAACTCTGTCAGGTTTAAGTGCGGCTGATACTGGTACGTTTTCAGTCGTTAACGCCGATGGCACCAAAGATAGTTATGATTTAGCTAACTACAAAGGTGATGCAAAAACACTCGCGACAGATCTGGGTAAAGCGGGTTATGACGTGAGCTATGATGATACTACTGGAACAATTTCCTTGACTGCTAAGGGGGTTGCTGGGGTTGAAATTGCAGGTTACGGCGGTGGTACCACTGCGAAATTAGGTGGCCAAGCTGCGGGGGCTGCAAACGCGAGCAAAACAGCATCACTGACATTATCATCATCCGAAAAATTTAGTGTTTCTGGTACAACAGCTAACGAATTGCTTGGCGGTGGAGTTGTGGCAGCAGGTGGTAGCTCAACACTAAATGCGGTGAGTAAGATTGATATCAATACTGCGAAAGGTGCTCAGGATGCACTTGAAGTGATTGACGCTGCAATTGCAGGTATTGATAGTAGTCGTTCTGATTTGGGTGCTGTACAGAATCGAATGAGCTTTACAATCAATAATTTGAATAACATTTCGACTAACGTATCTGATGCCAGAAGCCGAATTCAAGATGTGGACTTTGCGAAAGAAACTGCCACTATGACCAAACAGCAGATTCTGTCACAAACCTCATCTGCGATGTTGGCACAGGCGAATCAACTTCCTCAAGTAGCATTGTCACTACTCGGTGGTTAA
- the flgL gene encoding flagellar hook-associated protein FlgL — MRLSSAQLFNQSISSVLQKQTATSKILDQLSSGKKVNTSGDDPVAALGIDNLNQRNALVDQFMKNIDYATNHLQQTESQLGQADTLISSMKDLMLQGSNGSLTSEERQTIADDLRKSLDQLLTIANTKDESGNYLFAGNKTDTLPFQFDANGKIVYQGDSGVHSAIIASGIQLNTNVAGDTAFIKSPNAIGDYSVNYSSSQQGEFSVTSAKLDGVTPSLSDYKINFLDDGAGGINVEVTDTATPANVISAAAPFDPSASINFDGVKLSIEGEPKIGDSFTLHQEAEVSIFDTFSKAIDLFENGAEVQTPSGQSELAQLLNNVQSGVKQISQQQGLAGNSLKVLEKYTDKHTDEKLINTSALSKLEDVDYATAITEFEKQQLALNAVSSVFSKVGSVSLFDYI, encoded by the coding sequence ATGAGACTATCAAGTGCGCAGCTCTTTAATCAAAGCATTAGTAGTGTGCTGCAAAAACAAACGGCCACGAGCAAGATTTTGGATCAGCTCAGCAGTGGTAAAAAGGTCAATACCTCAGGGGATGATCCGGTTGCGGCTTTAGGTATCGATAACCTGAATCAACGCAATGCCTTAGTCGATCAATTTATGAAGAATATCGACTATGCCACCAATCATCTTCAACAAACTGAAAGTCAGTTAGGCCAAGCGGATACCTTAATATCCAGTATGAAAGATTTGATGTTACAGGGTTCAAACGGCAGCCTAACATCTGAGGAGCGGCAAACTATTGCCGATGATTTGCGCAAGAGCCTTGACCAGTTATTGACGATTGCGAATACCAAAGATGAATCGGGCAATTATTTATTTGCGGGTAACAAGACTGATACTTTGCCATTCCAATTTGATGCCAATGGGAAAATTGTCTATCAAGGTGATTCTGGTGTCCACAGTGCGATAATCGCATCAGGTATACAGCTTAATACCAATGTTGCCGGTGATACCGCATTCATCAAATCCCCCAATGCAATTGGCGATTATAGCGTCAATTATTCGTCATCCCAGCAAGGGGAGTTCAGTGTTACCAGTGCAAAGCTTGACGGTGTAACGCCTTCACTTTCCGACTATAAGATTAATTTTTTAGATGATGGTGCGGGTGGTATTAATGTGGAAGTCACTGATACTGCTACCCCTGCGAATGTGATTTCAGCCGCAGCACCTTTTGACCCCTCCGCATCAATCAATTTTGACGGCGTTAAGCTAAGCATTGAAGGTGAGCCAAAGATTGGTGACAGCTTCACCCTTCACCAAGAAGCTGAAGTGAGTATTTTCGACACCTTTAGTAAGGCTATCGATCTATTTGAGAATGGAGCTGAAGTACAAACTCCTTCAGGTCAATCAGAGTTGGCACAGTTATTGAATAATGTTCAGAGTGGTGTCAAACAAATCAGTCAGCAACAAGGCTTAGCAGGCAACAGTTTAAAAGTACTGGAAAAATATACTGATAAGCATACTGATGAAAAGTTGATCAACACCTCGGCGTTATCCAAGTTGGAGGATGTCGACTATGCCACTGCGATTACTGAATTTGAAAAGCAACAACTTGCGCTCAATGCGGTATCCAGTGTGTTTAGTAAAGTGGGCTCAGTATCGTTGTTTGACTATATCTAG